One stretch of Thalassovita sp. DNA includes these proteins:
- a CDS encoding SLAC1 anion channel family protein: MATSADDLTHSKLEYYPITIFAIIMGLSGLTLAVQSAGQNLGFGPGLAHGLYGITGFLFFLLLMGYAAKCLQYPHAVLAEWRHPVKMAFFPAISISLLLLGVASLSRHAQLAEALWLIGMVMQAVLTLAVVSGWISARSFQTGHLSPAWFIPAVGNVFVPIAGVPLGYFELSWYFMSVGLVFWGVLMALVMNRLIFHDPLPGRLQPTLVILIAPPAVAFLAWVRLYGEVDALARLLINAAYFFTLLVALQLPRILRLPFALSFWALSFPFAAVTIASFTFAANTDSTAHLWIGTILLGVLSVIIIGLLLRTLKAVRQGEICVPD; encoded by the coding sequence ATGGCCACCAGTGCCGATGATCTGACCCACAGCAAGCTGGAATATTACCCGATCACCATCTTTGCCATCATCATGGGGCTGTCCGGCCTGACCCTTGCGGTGCAATCGGCGGGGCAGAACCTGGGGTTTGGACCGGGGCTGGCGCATGGGCTTTACGGGATCACCGGCTTCCTGTTTTTCCTGCTGCTCATGGGCTATGCGGCGAAATGCCTGCAATACCCGCACGCGGTGCTGGCTGAATGGCGCCACCCGGTGAAAATGGCCTTTTTCCCGGCGATCTCGATCTCACTCCTGCTCCTCGGGGTGGCCAGCCTTAGTCGTCACGCCCAACTGGCCGAGGCGCTGTGGCTGATCGGCATGGTGATGCAGGCGGTGCTGACGCTGGCGGTGGTGTCGGGCTGGATCTCGGCCCGGTCGTTTCAGACCGGACACCTCAGCCCCGCATGGTTCATTCCGGCGGTGGGCAACGTCTTTGTGCCGATCGCGGGCGTGCCCTTGGGCTACTTTGAGCTCAGCTGGTATTTCATGTCGGTGGGGCTTGTCTTCTGGGGCGTTCTGATGGCGCTGGTGATGAACCGGCTGATCTTTCACGACCCGCTGCCGGGCCGGTTGCAGCCGACGCTGGTGATCCTGATCGCGCCGCCTGCGGTGGCCTTTCTGGCCTGGGTCCGCCTGTATGGTGAGGTCGATGCGCTGGCACGTCTGTTGATCAACGCGGCCTATTTCTTCACGCTGCTGGTGGCGCTGCAGCTGCCCCGCATCCTGCGGCTGCCCTTTGCGCTCAGCTTCTGGGCGCTCAGCTTCCCGTTTGCAGCGGTGACCATCGCCAGCTTCACCTTCGCCGCCAACACCGACAGCACCGCCCATCTGTGGATCGGAACGATCCTGCTGGGGGTGCTGAGCGTGATCATCATCGGTCTGCTGCTGCGCACCCTGAAAGCGGTCCGCCAGGGTGAGATCTGCGTGCCGGACTAG